Proteins encoded within one genomic window of Gammaproteobacteria bacterium:
- a CDS encoding oxidative damage protection protein, whose amino-acid sequence MSRTVHCVLLKTEADGLDRPPYPGELGKRIFDNVSKQAWQRWLGHQTMLINEYRLTPIDPKARKFLEEEMQKFFFGEGSERPPEFRAG is encoded by the coding sequence ATGTCCAGAACAGTCCATTGCGTCCTGCTCAAGACGGAGGCCGACGGCCTCGACCGCCCGCCCTACCCGGGCGAACTCGGCAAGCGCATCTTCGACAACGTCTCGAAGCAGGCCTGGCAGCGCTGGCTCGGCCACCAGACCATGCTGATCAACGAGTACCGCCTGACGCCGATCGACCCCAAGGCGCGCAAGTTCCTCGAGGAAGAGATGCAGAAGTTCTTCTTCGGCGAGGGCTCGGAGCGGCCGCCGGAGTTTCGCGCCGGCTGA
- the trmB gene encoding tRNA (guanosine(46)-N7)-methyltransferase TrmB, with protein MSTPPDTETAQPPAHRAIRSYTLRAGRTTVAQRRALLELWPRFGLAFEPRPLDFRQLFGREAPVVMEIGFGDGELLAAMAAAEPERDFIGVEVHEPGVGHALLLADKLGLRNLRFIRHDAVEVLEQQVADASLAGIHLFFPDPWPKKRHHKRRLVQPGFARLAARKLAPDGVFHVATDWTPYAEHIEAVVAAEPAFGQPPLAAVSRPRTRFERRGERLGHDVWERAWRRSTRPFA; from the coding sequence ATGAGCACGCCACCGGACACCGAGACCGCGCAACCGCCAGCCCACCGCGCCATCCGCAGCTACACGCTGCGCGCCGGGCGCACCACCGTGGCCCAGCGGCGCGCGCTGCTGGAACTCTGGCCGCGGTTCGGCCTGGCCTTCGAGCCGCGGCCGCTCGACTTCCGCCAGCTGTTCGGGCGCGAGGCACCGGTGGTCATGGAGATCGGCTTCGGCGACGGCGAGCTGCTGGCTGCCATGGCGGCCGCGGAGCCGGAGCGCGATTTCATCGGCGTCGAGGTCCACGAACCCGGCGTCGGCCACGCGCTGCTGCTCGCCGACAAGCTCGGCCTGCGCAACCTGCGCTTCATCCGCCACGATGCAGTAGAGGTGCTCGAGCAACAGGTGGCCGATGCCAGCCTGGCGGGCATCCACCTGTTCTTCCCGGACCCCTGGCCGAAGAAGCGCCACCACAAGCGGCGACTGGTGCAGCCGGGGTTCGCGCGGCTGGCGGCGCGCAAGCTCGCGCCGGACGGGGTTTTCCATGTCGCCACCGACTGGACCCCCTACGCGGAGCACATCGAGGCCGTGGTGGCCGCCGAGCCAGCCTTCGGGCAGCCACCGCTGGCGGCGGTGTCGCGTCCGCGCACCCGCTTCGAGCGGCGCGGCGAACGCCTGGGCCATGACGTGTGGGAGCGCGCCTGGCGGCGCTCGACCCGGCCTTTCGCCTGA
- a CDS encoding MFS transporter, giving the protein MLFLGFSAGLPFPLVFATLSAWLATAGVQKSSIGMFAWVGMTYSLKFLWAPLVDRIPLPGIGAWLGRRRSWMLLAQAGVAVALMGLAGVDPAGDLLRVAWLSVAVAFCSATQDIAIDAWRIEAVAQRLQGAMAAAYQFGYRLAMLAAGAGALFIADFMSWPAAYHAMAALMLVGVVTVFIIEEPPRGPGVDGSTAGSSAAAGQPPARRLRAWFASAVVGPFADFFHRNGAWGFVLLGFIACYRISDLILGVMANPFYINIGFSLSQIATIAKVFGFALTLAGAALGGVAVARWGAVRPLVAGAVLVATTNMLFAGLAWHGQPDLRFLMATISADNLAAGFAGTVFIAYLSSLTSVSYTATQYALFSALMTVLGNFIGGFSGMVVEASDWVSFFLYASAMGVPAIVLSMVVAGRARAR; this is encoded by the coding sequence ATGCTGTTCCTCGGCTTCTCCGCCGGGCTGCCGTTCCCGCTGGTGTTCGCCACGCTCTCGGCCTGGCTGGCCACGGCCGGGGTGCAGAAGTCCAGCATCGGCATGTTCGCCTGGGTCGGCATGACCTACTCGCTGAAGTTCCTCTGGGCGCCGCTGGTGGACCGCATTCCGCTGCCGGGCATCGGCGCCTGGCTGGGCCGGCGGCGCAGCTGGATGCTGCTGGCGCAGGCCGGCGTGGCGGTGGCGCTCATGGGCCTCGCCGGCGTGGATCCCGCCGGCGACCTGCTGCGGGTCGCCTGGCTGTCGGTGGCGGTGGCGTTCTGCTCGGCGACGCAGGACATCGCCATCGATGCCTGGCGCATCGAGGCGGTGGCGCAGCGCCTGCAGGGCGCCATGGCCGCGGCCTACCAGTTCGGCTACCGGCTGGCGATGCTGGCGGCGGGGGCGGGCGCGCTGTTCATCGCCGACTTCATGTCCTGGCCGGCGGCCTACCACGCCATGGCGGCGCTGATGCTGGTGGGCGTGGTGACGGTGTTCATCATCGAGGAACCGCCGCGCGGGCCCGGTGTCGACGGCAGTACTGCCGGCAGCAGCGCTGCCGCGGGGCAGCCGCCAGCCCGGCGGCTGCGGGCCTGGTTCGCCTCCGCCGTGGTCGGCCCGTTCGCGGACTTCTTCCATCGCAACGGCGCCTGGGGCTTCGTGCTGCTCGGCTTCATCGCCTGCTACCGCATCAGCGACCTGATCCTCGGCGTCATGGCCAATCCCTTCTACATAAACATCGGCTTCTCGCTGTCGCAGATCGCCACCATCGCCAAGGTGTTCGGCTTCGCGCTGACACTGGCTGGCGCGGCACTCGGCGGCGTGGCGGTTGCGCGCTGGGGCGCGGTGCGGCCGCTGGTGGCCGGCGCGGTCCTGGTGGCGACCACCAACATGCTGTTCGCCGGGCTGGCCTGGCACGGCCAGCCGGACCTGCGCTTCCTGATGGCGACCATCTCGGCGGACAACCTCGCTGCCGGCTTCGCCGGCACGGTGTTCATCGCCTACCTGTCGAGCCTGACGAGCGTGTCTTACACCGCCACCCAGTACGCGCTGTTCTCCGCGCTGATGACGGTGCTCGGCAACTTCATCGGCGGCTTCTCCGGCATGGTGGTGGAGGCCAGCGACTGGGTGAGCTTCTTCCTCTATGCATCCGCCATGGGGGTGCCGGCCATCGTGCTGTCGATGGTGGTGGCGGGCCGGGCGCGTGCCCGGTAG
- a CDS encoding MFS transporter, with the protein MDEKQRNRILLLLFVGVLMGALDIAIIGPAFPAIQEEFGVSSRQLAWISNLYILTSLIGTPLMAKLSDRFGRRIIYMIGALLFGTGSLIVASASSYDMLLIGRAVQASGGGAILPVAAAVIGDTFPPEKRGSALGLIGAVFGMAFLVGPLVAILILKFGTWHWLFLINLPIAVGLIIGAMRLLPAVRPATPKPFDFPGMLLLAVILGSLALGITGLDQNEPWLGMLHPRIGGLILLSLVLMPVFWRMEKAAGDPVLQTRMFQSRQMNIAGLIAVCTGVSETSGIFLPTFAVASFNMEPYEATLWLLPTVVALIIGSPVAGRMLDRVGSKVVIQGGLLLTALGYFVFALLGTDITWFVVAQVLSGFGLSSLLGAPLRYVVLSEAGEAQRAAAQGLLSVVLSIGQITGTAYVGAVAASHAGTPGGFQQAFLAIGLLLVGALLLSGVLKNRAAEQAATAAASG; encoded by the coding sequence ATGGACGAAAAGCAACGCAACAGGATCCTGCTCCTTCTCTTCGTCGGCGTACTGATGGGTGCGCTGGACATCGCCATCATCGGCCCGGCCTTCCCGGCCATCCAGGAGGAGTTCGGCGTCAGCAGCCGCCAGCTTGCCTGGATCTCCAACCTCTACATCCTCACCAGCCTGATCGGCACGCCGCTGATGGCGAAGCTGTCGGACCGCTTTGGCCGACGCATCATCTACATGATCGGCGCGCTGCTGTTCGGCACCGGCTCGCTCATCGTGGCGAGCGCCTCCAGCTACGACATGCTGCTCATCGGGCGCGCGGTGCAGGCCAGCGGTGGCGGCGCCATCCTGCCGGTGGCCGCGGCGGTGATCGGCGACACCTTCCCGCCGGAGAAGCGCGGCAGCGCGCTCGGCCTCATCGGTGCGGTGTTCGGCATGGCCTTCCTGGTCGGGCCGCTGGTGGCGATCCTGATCCTCAAGTTCGGCACCTGGCACTGGCTGTTCCTCATCAACCTGCCGATCGCCGTCGGCCTGATCATCGGCGCCATGCGCCTGCTGCCCGCGGTCCGGCCGGCCACTCCCAAGCCCTTCGATTTCCCCGGCATGCTGCTGCTGGCCGTGATCCTCGGCTCGCTCGCCCTCGGCATCACCGGGCTCGACCAGAACGAGCCCTGGCTCGGCATGCTGCACCCGCGCATCGGCGGGCTGATCCTGCTGTCGCTGGTGCTGATGCCGGTGTTCTGGCGGATGGAGAAGGCCGCCGGCGACCCGGTGCTGCAGACGCGCATGTTCCAGTCGCGGCAGATGAACATCGCCGGCCTCATCGCCGTGTGCACCGGCGTCTCGGAGACCAGCGGCATCTTCCTGCCGACCTTCGCCGTGGCCTCGTTCAACATGGAGCCGTACGAGGCGACGCTGTGGCTGCTGCCCACGGTGGTCGCGCTGATCATCGGCTCGCCGGTCGCCGGCCGCATGCTCGACCGCGTCGGTTCGAAGGTCGTCATCCAGGGGGGGCTGCTGCTCACCGCGCTCGGCTACTTCGTGTTCGCGCTGCTCGGCACGGACATCACCTGGTTCGTGGTCGCCCAGGTGCTCTCCGGCTTCGGCCTGTCGTCGCTGCTCGGTGCGCCGCTGCGCTACGTCGTGCTCAGCGAAGCCGGCGAGGCGCAGCGCGCCGCAGCCCAGGGATTGCTGTCGGTGGTGCTGTCCATCGGCCAGATCACCGGCACGGCCTACGTGGGCGCGGTCGCCGCCTCGCATGCCGGCACGCCGGGCGGCTTCCAGCAGGCCTTCCTCGCCATCGGCCTGCTGCTGGTCGGGGCGTTGCTGCTGTCGGGCGTGCTGAAGAACCGCGCCGCGGAGCAGGCCGCCACGGCCGCGGCCAGCGGCTGA
- the mutY gene encoding A/G-specific adenine glycosylase: MTGIAPALLAWWDTHGRKDLPWQRNPTPYRVWVSEIMLQQTQVATVERYYERFMAAFPEPRALADASEDAVLHAWSGLGYYGRARQLQLAARRVRDEHGGELPMELEALLVLPGIGRSTAGAILALAGGQRQPILDGNVKRVLTRLHRIGEPPVTRAVLARLWDIAERETPADRPGAYAQAIMDLGATLCTRRRPACDRCPLASRCIARRDGVAESLPAAKPRRARPQRASVVMLVRLGGARVLLEKRPAAGLWGGLWGLPEVGALAEVSAWCEREIGRAPVRLAVRPVLRHGFTHFDLDMTPVEVEVPEPGRVLDGGRWLWYNLHDPARVGLAAPVTKLLNSLLP; encoded by the coding sequence GTGACGGGCATCGCCCCGGCGCTGCTCGCCTGGTGGGATACCCACGGGCGCAAGGACCTGCCCTGGCAGCGCAACCCCACGCCCTATCGCGTGTGGGTGTCGGAGATCATGCTGCAGCAGACGCAGGTGGCGACCGTCGAGCGCTACTACGAGCGCTTCATGGCGGCCTTTCCCGAGCCGCGCGCGCTCGCCGATGCCAGCGAGGACGCGGTGCTGCACGCCTGGTCGGGCCTGGGCTACTACGGCCGCGCCCGCCAGCTGCAACTCGCCGCGCGCCGGGTGCGTGACGAACACGGCGGCGAGCTGCCCATGGAACTCGAGGCCCTGCTGGTCCTGCCGGGCATCGGCCGCTCCACCGCCGGCGCCATCCTCGCGCTCGCCGGCGGCCAGCGCCAGCCGATCCTCGACGGCAACGTGAAGCGCGTGCTCACGCGCCTGCATCGCATCGGGGAGCCACCGGTGACGCGCGCGGTGCTCGCCCGTCTCTGGGACATCGCCGAACGCGAGACACCCGCCGACCGGCCGGGCGCCTATGCGCAGGCGATCATGGATCTCGGCGCCACGCTCTGCACCCGGCGCCGGCCCGCCTGCGACCGCTGCCCGCTCGCCAGCCGCTGCATCGCCCGGCGCGACGGCGTCGCCGAAAGCCTGCCCGCCGCGAAGCCGCGGCGCGCCCGCCCGCAGCGCGCCAGCGTCGTCATGCTGGTGCGCCTCGGCGGCGCGCGGGTGCTGCTGGAGAAGCGTCCCGCCGCCGGCCTCTGGGGCGGGCTCTGGGGACTGCCCGAGGTCGGCGCGCTCGCCGAGGTCAGCGCCTGGTGCGAGCGCGAGATCGGCCGCGCCCCGGTGCGCCTCGCCGTGCGCCCGGTGCTCCGCCACGGCTTCACGCACTTCGACCTCGACATGACCCCCGTCGAGGTGGAGGTCCCCGAGCCCGGCCGCGTTTTGGATGGCGGCCGCTGGCTCTGGTATAACCTGCATGACCCGGCCCGCGTCGGTCTCGCCGCGCCGGTGACGAAACTGCTGAACTCCCTCCTTCCGTAG
- a CDS encoding EAL domain-containing protein — MKLLLVEDNADDVAFLGASLRRQQASDIELVHCRTLQEAREVLAGGGFDVVLLDLNLPDARGMECVDGIQAVNDRVAVVALSGQDDEAFAVSVLNKGVQDYLVKWEGQGRTILRSIRYAVERKRAELHLNYLAQFDPLTELGNRQYFQDQLRRATARARREGSRVALFFLDIDQFKVVNDTLGHQAGDQLLQEVAQRLGTQVRAGDIMARLGGDEFAILMEGVGTPVDAGNIAQQLLSVIEAPFSIDGHQVKVTTSIGITFYPSDNNDTVRLLKNADIAMYQAKDSGRNNFKFFTERMHTELVEYHELQRDIAEALRKQGFRLVFQPKVNLRTRRLQGLEALLRWDCPKRGPVSPARFIPVAEASGHIVPLGYWVLNSVCETIRAWEQVGLPLVPVSVNVSTRQFQQADFRRRVAGTLEHFGVAPELIELEMTEGLLMEDTDAAHRTLTGLKELGLRIAIDDFGTGHSCLSYLRRFPIDVLKIDRSFVHEVGESEDSRIVIDAIISLARSLRLETVAEGVETNAQLDFLMERGCFVAQGFLFGMPMAAAQLEPLLRELMDGTALMRVPDFSDPLRASGN, encoded by the coding sequence GTGAAGTTGCTGTTGGTGGAAGACAATGCCGACGATGTCGCCTTCCTCGGCGCGTCGTTGCGCAGGCAGCAGGCCAGCGACATCGAGCTGGTGCACTGCCGGACCCTGCAGGAAGCCCGCGAGGTGCTGGCCGGCGGCGGTTTCGACGTCGTGCTGCTCGACCTGAACCTGCCCGACGCCCGCGGCATGGAATGCGTGGACGGCATCCAGGCGGTCAACGACCGGGTCGCCGTGGTGGCGCTCTCCGGCCAGGACGACGAGGCCTTCGCCGTCAGTGTCCTCAACAAGGGCGTGCAGGACTACCTCGTGAAGTGGGAGGGCCAGGGCCGCACCATCCTGCGGTCCATCCGCTATGCCGTGGAACGCAAGCGCGCCGAGCTGCACCTGAACTACCTGGCGCAGTTCGACCCGCTCACCGAGCTCGGCAACCGCCAGTACTTCCAGGACCAGCTGCGGCGCGCCACCGCACGCGCACGCCGGGAGGGCAGCCGGGTGGCGCTGTTCTTCCTCGACATCGACCAGTTCAAGGTGGTCAACGACACCCTCGGCCACCAGGCCGGCGACCAGCTGCTGCAGGAGGTGGCGCAGCGGCTCGGCACCCAGGTGCGGGCCGGCGACATCATGGCCAGGCTCGGCGGCGACGAGTTCGCCATCCTCATGGAAGGTGTCGGCACGCCGGTGGACGCCGGCAACATCGCCCAGCAGCTGCTGAGCGTCATCGAGGCGCCGTTCAGCATCGACGGCCACCAGGTCAAGGTGACCACCAGCATCGGCATCACCTTCTATCCGTCCGACAACAACGACACGGTGCGGCTGCTGAAGAACGCCGACATCGCCATGTACCAGGCCAAGGATTCCGGCCGCAACAACTTCAAGTTCTTCACCGAGCGCATGCACACCGAGCTGGTGGAGTACCACGAGCTGCAGCGGGACATCGCCGAGGCGTTGCGCAAGCAGGGCTTCCGCCTGGTGTTCCAGCCGAAGGTGAACCTGCGGACCCGCCGCCTGCAGGGGCTGGAGGCGCTGCTGCGCTGGGACTGCCCGAAGCGCGGACCGGTGAGTCCGGCGCGCTTCATTCCGGTGGCCGAGGCCAGCGGCCACATCGTGCCTCTCGGCTACTGGGTGCTCAACAGCGTCTGCGAGACCATCAGGGCCTGGGAGCAGGTGGGGCTGCCGCTGGTGCCGGTGTCGGTCAACGTCTCCACGCGGCAGTTCCAGCAGGCCGATTTCCGGCGCCGTGTCGCCGGCACCCTCGAGCACTTCGGCGTGGCGCCGGAGCTGATCGAGCTGGAGATGACCGAGGGCCTGCTGATGGAGGACACCGATGCCGCGCATCGCACCCTCACCGGGCTCAAGGAACTCGGCCTGCGCATCGCCATCGACGACTTCGGCACCGGGCATTCCTGCCTCAGCTACCTGCGCCGCTTCCCCATCGACGTGCTGAAGATCGACCGCTCCTTCGTCCACGAGGTCGGCGAGAGCGAGGACAGCCGCATCGTCATCGATGCCATCATCTCCCTGGCGCGCAGCCTGCGGCTGGAGACGGTGGCCGAGGGCGTGGAGACCAACGCGCAGCTGGACTTCCTCATGGAGCGCGGCTGCTTCGTCGCCCAGGGCTTCCTCTTCGGCATGCCCATGGCTGCTGCACAGCTGGAGCCGCTGCTGCGCGAGCTCATGGATGGCACCGCGCTGATGCGCGTGCCGGACTTCTCCGATCCGCTGCGGGCCTCCGGCAACTGA
- a CDS encoding PAS domain-containing protein: protein MTSFVSVEQVITDPEMQALLQETGVGLWRYEAASRRLCFDATCRAMLDVDEDAGFGPELLRQRIHPEDQSTYWAAIRKAMAGDGSFSLEYRALRRDGSIRWISSRGYLRPQQPGAAPVVQGVCIDISERRRLEENLHATELRMQALADSFPGLFCYIDRSYVVRFLSNRYVEHLGTDRRELIGHTLAELTGAARFREQRPLYDAVLAGAVHSFEDERRMPDGELRHYAITYQPDRGASGEVRGFMAIGVDITELRRVEQALRERTRELSRSNHDLEHFAYVASHDLQAPLRAVAALVDWLREDLADHGKSEVHDSLAQLAQRVSRLRQLLDELLAYARAGQAAGEASEVDSRQLVHDIALLLAPPPGMRVEADASLPRLRSQRAPLEQVLRNLINNAIKHHPRGEGLVRVHAERQDGVLVFAVEDDGAGIPAALSAQVFQMFQAPGRREGVEGSGMGLAIVKRIVEGQGGRIWFGPGPGGRGTTFRFSWKPLPPAPAAATASPQQLPAAG, encoded by the coding sequence ATGACAAGCTTCGTCAGCGTCGAGCAGGTCATCACCGACCCCGAGATGCAGGCGCTGCTCCAGGAGACGGGCGTGGGCCTCTGGCGCTACGAGGCCGCGAGCCGCCGCCTGTGCTTCGATGCCACCTGCCGCGCGATGCTCGATGTCGACGAGGATGCCGGCTTCGGGCCGGAGCTCCTGCGCCAGCGCATCCATCCGGAGGACCAGTCCACCTACTGGGCCGCCATCCGGAAGGCGATGGCCGGCGATGGCAGCTTCTCCCTCGAGTACCGCGCCCTGCGCCGCGACGGCTCGATCCGCTGGATCAGTTCCCGGGGGTATCTGCGCCCGCAGCAGCCGGGCGCGGCGCCCGTGGTGCAGGGCGTGTGCATCGACATCAGCGAGCGGCGGCGGCTGGAGGAGAACCTGCATGCCACCGAGCTGCGCATGCAGGCCCTGGCGGACAGCTTTCCGGGGCTGTTCTGTTACATCGACCGCAGCTACGTGGTGCGCTTCCTCAGCAACCGCTATGTCGAGCACCTCGGCACGGACCGTCGCGAGCTGATCGGACACACGCTGGCCGAGCTGACCGGCGCGGCGCGCTTCCGCGAGCAGCGGCCGCTCTACGACGCCGTGCTCGCCGGTGCCGTCCACAGCTTCGAGGACGAGCGACGCATGCCCGACGGCGAGCTGCGCCACTACGCCATCACCTACCAGCCCGACCGCGGCGCCAGCGGCGAGGTACGCGGCTTCATGGCCATCGGCGTGGACATCACCGAGCTGCGCCGGGTCGAACAGGCGCTGCGCGAGCGCACCCGGGAGCTGTCGCGCTCCAACCATGACCTGGAGCACTTCGCCTACGTGGCCTCGCACGACCTGCAGGCACCGCTGCGCGCCGTCGCGGCGCTGGTGGACTGGCTGCGCGAGGATCTCGCCGACCATGGCAAGAGCGAGGTGCACGACAGCCTCGCGCAGCTCGCCCAGCGCGTCAGCCGCCTGCGCCAGCTGCTCGACGAGCTGCTGGCCTACGCGCGGGCCGGCCAGGCCGCGGGCGAGGCCAGCGAGGTGGACAGCCGCCAGCTGGTGCACGACATCGCCCTGCTGCTCGCGCCGCCACCCGGCATGCGCGTGGAGGCCGACGCCTCGCTGCCCAGGCTGCGCAGCCAGCGGGCGCCGCTGGAGCAGGTGCTGCGCAACCTCATCAACAACGCCATCAAGCACCACCCGCGCGGCGAAGGGCTGGTCCGCGTCCATGCGGAACGGCAGGACGGCGTCCTGGTGTTCGCGGTGGAGGACGACGGCGCGGGCATACCCGCCGCGCTCTCCGCGCAGGTGTTCCAGATGTTCCAGGCCCCCGGGCGGCGCGAGGGCGTCGAGGGCAGCGGCATGGGGCTTGCGATCGTCAAGCGCATCGTCGAGGGACAGGGCGGCCGCATCTGGTTCGGCCCCGGTCCGGGCGGCCGGGGCACGACGTTCAGGTTCAGCTGGAAGCCGCTGCCACCCGCGCCGGCCGCAGCCACGGCGTCACCGCAGCAGCTGCCCGCCGCCGGCTGA
- a CDS encoding CrcB family protein, with product MAGAVPIPWLQLVLVALGGALGSVARFLGSGAVHRLFPGLAFPVGTLAVNVAGSLVIGLIGGLAEGRQFLVPDLRVFLLTGVLGGFTTFSAFAFESLGLGLDGAWTRLVLNVGAQLLLGLGAAWAGYGLGRAL from the coding sequence ATGGCTGGTGCCGTGCCGATCCCGTGGCTGCAGCTGGTGCTGGTGGCGCTGGGCGGTGCGCTGGGATCGGTGGCGCGCTTCCTCGGCAGCGGTGCCGTGCACCGGCTGTTCCCCGGGCTGGCGTTCCCGGTCGGCACGCTGGCGGTCAACGTCGCGGGCTCGCTGGTCATCGGCCTGATCGGCGGGCTGGCGGAAGGCCGCCAGTTCCTGGTGCCCGACCTGCGCGTGTTCCTGCTGACCGGCGTGCTGGGCGGCTTCACCACGTTCTCGGCCTTCGCCTTCGAGTCGCTCGGACTCGGTCTCGATGGCGCATGGACCCGCCTGGTGCTGAATGTCGGCGCGCAGCTGCTGCTCGGGCTGGGAGCCGCCTGGGCGGGCTACGGCCTCGGCCGCGCCCTGTGA
- a CDS encoding AsmA family protein translates to MKRLMKILGGLVAMLLVLAVGIAIAVALLFDPKEFQPLLAQSVEKATGRKLTLAGDIGLDFFPCCSIRLGHAALGNPPGFAAGNFASVDNAELSIRLWPLLTAGRVEIGVVSLDGLDARLLVRKDGMANWEFAPQAAATGPAPDATAAPATGLSIGGIRIRNGQLAYRDEQDGSAYRAAQLKLDTGAISPGVPFELRLATQFSEEGDGLGGEIALQAEALLDPATSRLTLNKPLLDFDLVGASLPAKSLKGRLGAATAMLDTRQETRLGLTSLEGELSAPGLKSPAGDLDGSFTAAEASLAIGASSELVIPALKADVTVKGSGIPGGAFTGTLGLEGLALDIDKLAGAVEGFKADLNGLGARLALEGSGRLTPGSQGGAELAGRFKLDPLSPRSLLAVLGEPEPATADPKALTRLAGSGSWSLGKDAVALKDLDIRLDDSQLAGSLGLQDFDKPMTRFDLRVDQLDLDRYLAPAAEAGAKPAKGTAPAGAAAEDIPVETLRGLRLDGRLAIGKLVFARTHLADVGVTVRADGGRLRLDPLAAQLYGGSYRGSVAIDATGPKARVALEQQISALQLGTVLKDRYQTDKLSGALSGRISASGTGNRSDDILATLGGQVALSLADGVFRGTDLWYEIRSARARLRGDAPPPAPASPQTPLEAMEMTGTLVDGVLQSDQLLAQVPFLRLTGKGGLNLVTRSLDYALRAQVFETPTFADGSSIKDLKGLTIPLTVKGPFDQPKVAVDVKDMVTGVAAQKLRNRLLKRLGGEDEPAAATPPAEPAAPGSEPAPAATPPKQEEKPRDLLKRGLRDLLKQSQPAPEPAQP, encoded by the coding sequence GTGAAACGCCTCATGAAGATCCTCGGCGGCCTGGTCGCCATGCTGCTGGTGCTGGCCGTCGGCATCGCCATCGCCGTCGCCCTGCTGTTCGATCCGAAGGAATTCCAGCCGCTGCTGGCGCAATCGGTGGAGAAGGCCACCGGGCGCAAGCTCACGCTGGCCGGCGACATCGGCCTCGACTTCTTTCCCTGCTGCAGCATCCGCCTCGGCCATGCGGCGCTCGGCAATCCGCCCGGGTTCGCTGCCGGCAACTTCGCCAGCGTGGATAACGCCGAGCTCAGCATCCGCCTCTGGCCCCTGCTCACCGCGGGCCGCGTGGAGATCGGCGTCGTCAGCCTCGATGGCCTGGATGCCAGGCTGCTGGTGCGCAAGGACGGCATGGCCAACTGGGAGTTTGCCCCGCAGGCCGCCGCCACCGGCCCGGCACCGGACGCCACCGCGGCGCCGGCCACCGGGCTGAGCATCGGCGGCATCCGCATCCGCAACGGCCAGCTGGCCTACCGCGACGAGCAGGACGGCTCGGCCTACCGCGCCGCACAGCTGAAGCTGGACACCGGGGCCATCAGCCCGGGCGTGCCCTTCGAGCTGCGCCTCGCCACGCAGTTCAGCGAGGAGGGCGACGGTCTCGGCGGCGAGATCGCGCTGCAGGCGGAGGCACTGCTCGATCCCGCGACCTCGCGGCTCACGCTCAACAAGCCGCTGCTGGATTTCGATCTCGTCGGTGCCTCGCTGCCCGCGAAGTCGCTGAAGGGCAGGCTCGGCGCCGCCACGGCGATGCTCGACACACGGCAGGAAACCCGCCTTGGCCTCACCAGCCTCGAGGGCGAGCTGAGCGCGCCCGGGCTGAAGTCGCCGGCCGGTGATCTCGACGGCAGCTTCACCGCTGCCGAGGCGAGCCTCGCCATCGGCGCCAGCAGCGAGCTGGTGATCCCCGCCCTGAAGGCGGACGTGACGGTGAAGGGCAGCGGCATCCCGGGCGGCGCCTTCACCGGCACGCTGGGGCTGGAGGGACTGGCGCTGGACATCGACAAGCTGGCGGGCGCCGTCGAGGGCTTCAAGGCGGACCTCAACGGCCTCGGTGCACGCCTGGCGCTGGAGGGCAGCGGGCGGCTGACGCCCGGCAGCCAGGGCGGCGCCGAACTTGCCGGCCGCTTCAAACTCGACCCGCTCTCGCCCCGCAGTCTGCTCGCCGTGCTGGGCGAGCCCGAGCCGGCCACTGCCGACCCGAAGGCGCTGACCCGCCTCGCCGGCAGCGGCAGCTGGTCGCTGGGCAAGGATGCCGTGGCGCTGAAGGATCTCGACATCCGTCTCGATGACAGTCAGCTCGCCGGCAGCCTCGGCCTGCAGGACTTCGACAAGCCGATGACGCGCTTCGACCTGCGCGTGGACCAGCTCGACCTCGACCGCTACCTCGCGCCCGCGGCGGAGGCGGGCGCGAAGCCGGCGAAGGGCACTGCCCCGGCCGGTGCTGCGGCCGAGGACATCCCCGTGGAAACCCTGCGCGGGCTGCGCCTCGATGGCCGCCTCGCCATCGGCAAGCTGGTGTTCGCCAGGACGCACCTCGCCGATGTCGGCGTCACGGTGCGCGCCGACGGCGGGCGCCTGCGCCTCGACCCGCTCGCCGCGCAGCTCTATGGCGGCAGCTATCGCGGCAGCGTCGCCATCGACGCCACCGGCCCGAAGGCGCGGGTGGCGCTCGAGCAGCAGATCAGCGCGCTGCAGCTCGGCACGGTGCTGAAGGACCGCTACCAGACCGACAAGCTCAGCGGCGCGCTCAGCGGCCGCATCAGCGCCAGCGGCACCGGCAACCGCAGCGACGACATCCTCGCCACGCTCGGCGGCCAGGTGGCGCTGTCGCTGGCCGATGGCGTCTTCCGGGGCACGGATCTCTGGTACGAGATCCGCAGCGCCCGTGCGCGCCTGCGCGGTGATGCGCCGCCGCCGGCTCCGGCCAGCCCGCAGACGCCGCTCGAGGCGATGGAGATGACCGGCACGCTGGTCGATGGCGTATTGCAGAGCGACCAGCTGCTGGCACAGGTGCCGTTCCTGCGCCTCACCGGCAAGGGCGGGCTGAACCTGGTGACGCGCAGCCTGGACTACGCGCTGCGCGCGCAGGTGTTCGAGACCCCGACCTTCGCTGACGGCAGCAGCATCAAGGACCTCAAGGGCCTGACCATCCCGCTGACCGTGAAGGGACCGTTCGATCAGCCCAAGGTCGCGGTGGACGTCAAGGACATGGTCACCGGCGTGGCGGCGCAGAAGCTCAGGAACCGCCTGCTCAAGCGCCTCGGCGGCGAGGATGAACCCGCCGCGGCCACGCCGCCCGCCGAGCCGGCCGCCCCGGGCAGCGAGCCGGCCCCGGCCGCCACGCCACCGAAGCAGGAGGAGAAGCCGCGCGACCTGCTCAAGCGCGGCCTGCGCGACCTGCTCAAACAATCCCAGCCGGCGCCCGAGCCCGCGCAGCCGTGA